The following coding sequences lie in one Alosa sapidissima isolate fAloSap1 chromosome 15, fAloSap1.pri, whole genome shotgun sequence genomic window:
- the LOC121683561 gene encoding P2Y purinoceptor 13-like → MASLSPLRDCGLDLKTVKLVITCLYFVLFIPALLLNVMAAWISWKLKPKSAFVVYLKSLVAADLLMTLIIPLKAGSEIPGAPHGLRAFACQFSSVLFYLCMYMSMILMGLISLDRFFKIVQPGGKRFGHNPLFGKVVVILIWTLYLSVNTIPTMVLTSGKPKNNTAELCMAMKSDLGKQYHHAIIIECNVIFLVMLVVIGFCYTCIAKKVIESYRNSGSTNKEGKRKIKARVFIVLAVFLVCFAPYHITRFPYVHRQVENKINCHWASLKVAKSITLWLSSTNVCLDPLIYILLCKAFREKLYELKIFGHWFTTAAQENTEDTSV, encoded by the coding sequence ATGGCATCACTTTCTCCACTCCGGGACTGTGGGCTCGATCTGAAGACGGTCAAACTCGTGATAACATGCCTCTACTTTGTTTTGTTCATCCCCGctctcctgctgaacgtcatgGCAGCTTGGATTTCCTGGAAGCTGAAGCCCAAATCTGCGTTTGTTGTCTACCTGAAGAGCCTTGTGGCGGCTGACCTTCTGATGACCTTGATCATCCCGCTGAAGGCCGGCAGCGAGATCCCCGGGGCCCCTCACGGCTTGCGTGCTTTTGCCTGCCAGTTCAGCAGCGTGCTGTTCTACCTCTGCATGTACATGAGCATGATACTGATGGGGCTCATCAGCCTCGACCGCTTCTTCAAGATCGTCCAGCCAGGCGGGAAAAGGTTCGGCCACAATCCCCTGTTCGGCAAGGTGGTCGTCATCCTTATCTGGACTCTCTATCTCAGCGTGAACACCATACCCACCATGGTCCTCACGAGCGGAAAGCCCAAAAACAACACTGCTGAGCTGTGCATGGCCATGAAGAGTGACCTGGGGAAGCAGTACCATCATGCCATAATTATTGAATGCAACGTGATTTTCTTAGTCATGTTGGTCGTTATTGGATTCTGCTACACGTGCATTGCAAAAAAGGTCATTGAGTCGTATCGAAATTCAGGAAGCACAAACAAGGAGGGGAAACGAAAGATCAAAGCTCGGGTGTTTATCGTCCTGGCGGTGTTCCTGGTCTGCTTCGCCCCCTACCACATCACACGCTTCCCTTACGTTCACCGTCAGGTGGAGAACAAGATTAACTGCCACTGGGCTTCCCTGAAGGTGGCTAAGAGCATCACTCTGTGGCTCTCCTCGACCAACGTCTGCCTGGACCCCCTTATCTACATATTACTCTGCAAAGCGTTTCGGGAGAAGTTGTATGAGCTCAAGATATTTGGGCACTGGTTTACCACAGCAGCCCAGGAGAACACCGAGGACACTTCAGTTTGA